The Vibrio sp. NTOU-M3 genomic sequence AACCGTAAATCTCATGAAGTAGTGACTCAAGCATTGGATATGCTTGCCCGTATGGAACACCGAGGTGGTCAAGGTTGTGACCCATGCAGTGGTGATGGTGCGGGTATCTTGCTTCAAAAACCCCATGAATTTCTGCTAGAAGAAGCCGTAAAACTAGGCATTAAGCTGCCTTCGTTTGAAAAGTACGGTGTGGGTGTCGTTCTTTTCCCGAAAGACGAATACAAACGCGAGCAGTGCCGTGACATTCTTGAGCGTAATGCACAACGTTTAGATCTTGAGATCATCGGCTACCGTGTATTGCCAACCGACAATTCGATGATTGGTGCAGACCCACTAAGCACAGAGCCTCAGTTTGAGCATGTGTTTATCTCTGGTGGCCCTGGCATCACACCTGAAGAGCTAGAACGCAAACTGTACGTACTTCGTAACTACACAGTGCGAGTTTGCCTAGAAAGCGTTTCAAACATTGGTGACGACTTCTACATTAACTCAATGTCATACAAGACATTGGTGTACAAAGGTCAGTTAACGACCGAGCAAGTACCTCAGTACTTCCTTGATCTGCAAAACCCAACCATGGTGACCGCACTGGCACTGGTACACTCTCGTTTCTCTACCAACACCTTCCCGAAATGGCGTCTTGCACAGCCTTTCCGTTACATTGCCCACAACGGTGAAATCAATACAGTTCGCGGTAACTTGAACTGGATGAAAGCCCGTGAGGCAATCATAGAATCAGACCTGTTTACTCAGGCTGAAATCGACATGCTTCTTCCAATCTGTCAGGAAGGCAGCTCGGATTCATCTAACTTTGACATGGCACTTGAGCTCCTAGTTCTTTCTGGTCGCAGCCTTCCACACGCATTGATGATGATGATCCCGGAAGCATGGCAAGAAAACAAAAATATGGATCCTAAACGTCGCGCGTTCTATCAATATCACGCGAACATCATGGAACCATGGGATGGCCCTGCTTCAGTATGTTTTACTGACGGTGTTCAAGTTGGTGCGACACTTGACCGTAACGGTCTGCGCCCTTCACGCTACACAGTGACCAAAGACAACTTCTTAGTAATGGCATCAGAATCTGGTGTTGTGGATATTGAGCCAGAGAACGTTGAGTTCCGTGGCCGTCTACAACCAGGTCGTATCTTCGTTGCAGACCTAGAGCAAGGTCGTATCATCTCTGATGAAGAAGTGAAAGACACCATCGCAACAGCGCAGCCTTACGAGAAATGGGTAGAAGAAAACCTACTGAGCTTGAAGAAACTGCCAGATGCGAGCAACCAGTTCAGCCAACCTTCTCCTGAGCGTTTGTTGCACCGTCAACAAGCTTTCGGCGTGAGTACTGAAGAAGTGAACGAAATCATCGTTCCAATGGCGAATGACGCAAAAGAGCCATTGTCAGCCATGGGTGCCGACTGGCCTCTTGCGGTTCTATCTCATCAGTCTCAGCATCTTTCAAACTACTTCAAGCAGCTGTTTGCACAGGTAACTAACCCACCGATCGACCCGATCCGTGAGCGTATGGTTATGTCGCTGAACACTTACTTGGGTAAAGACCAAAACCTTCTGACTGAAACACCACTTCACTGTCAGAAAGTAGAATTGGAATCGCCTGTCCTGGCGAACTCTGAGCTTGAAAAACTGCGTGCTATCGATAACGAGCACCTACAAGCGAAGACGCTGGATATCGTGTTCCAAGCCAATGAAGATCAAGGCAAGCTTGAACGTGCACTAAAACGTATCTGCCAATACGCAGAAGACGCAGTTATCGATGGTTACTCAATCATCCTACTCACTGACCGTGCAGTGAACTCAAACCACGCGGCGATCCCAGCAATGCTGGCAGTTGGTGCAGTGCACCACCACTTGATCCGCAAAGGTCTACGTGCGAAGTGTGACATCGTGGTTGAAACCGGTGATGCGCGTGAAACGCACCACTTTGCAACGCTACTAGGTTACGGTGCGAATGCGGTTAACCCTTACCTAGTGATTGAAACCATCATTGAACTTCAACGTACGAAGAAGTTGGATCCAGAAGCGAACCCTCGCGATCTGTTCAACAACTACCGTAAAGCGATTAATGGCGGCCTTCTGAAGATCTTCTCGAAGATGGGTATTTCTACGCTACAGTCGTACCACGGCGCACAAATCTTCGAAGCGTTGGGCATCCACAAATCAGTGGTCGACAAGTACTTCACAGGTACGGTTTCTCGTATCCAAGGTCTAACCCTTGATGATATCGCCAAAGAAGTACTTATCCGTCACCGCATCGGTTACCCACAACGCGAAATCCCAATTCAAATGCTGGATGTAGGCGGTGTTTACCAATGGAAACAGCGTGGTGAGAAACACCTATTCAACCCAGAAACTATTTCTCTACTGCAAGAGTCTACGCGCAACAAGAACTACGATCAGTTCAAGCAATACGCGACAGCAGTAGATAAGCAAGGTGACAACGCGGTAACCCTGCGCAGCCAACTTGAGTTCATTAAGAACCCAGCAGGTTCTATATCTATCGACGACGTCGAGCCAATTGAAAGCATCGTGAAACGCTTCGCGACAGGTGCAATGTCATTCGGTTCTATTTCTTACGAAGCACACTCCACACTGGCAGTTGCGATGAACCGCCTTGGCGCGAAATCGAACTCCGGTGAAGGTGGTGAAGACCCAATGCGTTTCGAGCGCAAAGACAACGGCGATTGGGAGCGCTCTGCGATCAAGCAGGTGGCTTCAGGTCGTTTCGGCGTTACTTCTTACTACCTAACCAACGCTGATGAGCTACAAATCAAAATGGCTCAAGGTGCGAAGCCAGGTGAAGGTGGTCAGCTACCAGGCGATAAAGTAGATGATTGGATCGGTGCAACACGTCACTCTACTCCGGGCGTTGGCCTTATCTCGCCACCGCCACACCACGATATCTACTCAATCGAAGATTTGGCTCAGCTGATCTACGACTTGAAGAATGCGAACCGCGCAGGTCGTGTAAACGTGAAACTAGTATCGGAAGCTGGCGTAGGTACGATCGCTTCTGGTGTAGCGAAAGCGAAAGCGGACGTTGTACTAATCGCAGGTTTCGACGGCGGTACTGGTGCATCCCCAATGTCTTCAATCCGTCATACCGGCCTTCCTTGGGAACTTGGCTTGGCAGAAACGCACCAAACGCTACTGAAGAACGGTCTGCGTAACCGTATCGTGGTTCAAGCGGATGGTCAGATGAAGACACCTCGCGACCTTGCAGTGGCAACACTACTTGGTGCTGAAGAATGGGGCGTGGCAACCGCAGCATTGGTGGTTGAAGGTTGTATCATGATGCGTAAGTGTCATAAGAATACCTGTCCTGTTGGTATCGCGACTCAAAACAAGACGCTTCGTGAGCGCTTTGATGGTCGCGTAGAAGACGTCGTAACCTTCTTCCAATACATGGCACAAGGTCTGCGTGAAATCATGGCTGAACTTGGCTTCCGCACTATCGATGAGATGGTCGGTCAAGGTCAGAAACTGAAGATTCGCCAAGACGTTTCT encodes the following:
- the gltB gene encoding glutamate synthase large subunit, with product MVDREQSSQGLYTPELEHDACGIGFVAHLKNRKSHEVVTQALDMLARMEHRGGQGCDPCSGDGAGILLQKPHEFLLEEAVKLGIKLPSFEKYGVGVVLFPKDEYKREQCRDILERNAQRLDLEIIGYRVLPTDNSMIGADPLSTEPQFEHVFISGGPGITPEELERKLYVLRNYTVRVCLESVSNIGDDFYINSMSYKTLVYKGQLTTEQVPQYFLDLQNPTMVTALALVHSRFSTNTFPKWRLAQPFRYIAHNGEINTVRGNLNWMKAREAIIESDLFTQAEIDMLLPICQEGSSDSSNFDMALELLVLSGRSLPHALMMMIPEAWQENKNMDPKRRAFYQYHANIMEPWDGPASVCFTDGVQVGATLDRNGLRPSRYTVTKDNFLVMASESGVVDIEPENVEFRGRLQPGRIFVADLEQGRIISDEEVKDTIATAQPYEKWVEENLLSLKKLPDASNQFSQPSPERLLHRQQAFGVSTEEVNEIIVPMANDAKEPLSAMGADWPLAVLSHQSQHLSNYFKQLFAQVTNPPIDPIRERMVMSLNTYLGKDQNLLTETPLHCQKVELESPVLANSELEKLRAIDNEHLQAKTLDIVFQANEDQGKLERALKRICQYAEDAVIDGYSIILLTDRAVNSNHAAIPAMLAVGAVHHHLIRKGLRAKCDIVVETGDARETHHFATLLGYGANAVNPYLVIETIIELQRTKKLDPEANPRDLFNNYRKAINGGLLKIFSKMGISTLQSYHGAQIFEALGIHKSVVDKYFTGTVSRIQGLTLDDIAKEVLIRHRIGYPQREIPIQMLDVGGVYQWKQRGEKHLFNPETISLLQESTRNKNYDQFKQYATAVDKQGDNAVTLRSQLEFIKNPAGSISIDDVEPIESIVKRFATGAMSFGSISYEAHSTLAVAMNRLGAKSNSGEGGEDPMRFERKDNGDWERSAIKQVASGRFGVTSYYLTNADELQIKMAQGAKPGEGGQLPGDKVDDWIGATRHSTPGVGLISPPPHHDIYSIEDLAQLIYDLKNANRAGRVNVKLVSEAGVGTIASGVAKAKADVVLIAGFDGGTGASPMSSIRHTGLPWELGLAETHQTLLKNGLRNRIVVQADGQMKTPRDLAVATLLGAEEWGVATAALVVEGCIMMRKCHKNTCPVGIATQNKTLRERFDGRVEDVVTFFQYMAQGLREIMAELGFRTIDEMVGQGQKLKIRQDVSHWKYKNLDLSPVLHVEQPREADGVFNQAQQNHNLEEVLDRKLIQAAIPALEKGEAVNAEFPIVNTDRSAGTMLSNEISKVYKDAGLPQPMNVKFKGSAGQSFGAFLAKGVKFEVEGDANDYWGKGLSGGTLVLYPDAKSSIVAEDNIVVGNVCFYGATSGESFIRGMAGERFCVRNSGAKVVVEGVGDHGCEYMTGGAAIILGSTGRNFAAGMSGGVAYVWDKSGDFESKLNPELVDLDPIEQEDRDLLLDMLTKHVQFTGSEVAQSFLDNFEASLASMVKVMPRDYKAVLQKRKAEAQSQGNETQVEAV